ttgCACAGTAACGTCTATGAAGATGTTTGTGCATCTCTATTCAGTCTCAGTCCTTTTGCTGCAGTTCCAGCTGCAGCCTGTCAGGTTGTGTCTCCACCAGCTTTACGCTTTCATAGAAACAACATTTGCAGAAACAAATTGCACCAGCTCAGTCAGAGTGGATGTTGCATGTGAACACAAAGCTTCCCACAGATTGAATATAGGTTTAAACTTTTACTctgccattttaacacatgaataagtttttATCTAGACCTTTCAACGTTGTCTTTAGAGTCTTTGTGCTGAAGGAAGATGGGTTTCTTGGTCTTTGTGGAGGTTCCTCCAGCTTTTCCCCAGTGTTAGTattcattcaaatgttttcacacaatgtatttataatttcacGTTTTCTGTGGCATTGCATTAGGATGTTTTCTATTATGAGTGCACACATTTAGTAAACACCTTATGTATATTTGGattactaattttttttttttgttttgctgagtttTAAAGGACTCCTGGGGGAGAGGACTGCATCAGGCATCAGTCCATCAGGCTGAAGAATCTACCTCTCTCTACTAATAGCACaattactaaaacatttttggtgttgggttgttctgtttttacatttgcattGTGTTGGTTTGAATTAGTTGTTTATGCATTGCTTGTCTTTGACTCCTTCCCCACCCCTCTTCGTTTGTGTAGGCCAGTCAATTCCCCCGGTGTGTTCATTGTGGGAGGTCAGTTTTGGTTTGCTATCCTGAGTTAGGTTTGcattatttgatattttcttttgggttcatttttctatatttttgagatttgcTTTTAAAGGCCATCTGTTaataacttttagaaaaataaataaagaatgtttttttatatacatttgtCCTTGTGCCTAACCGGCTGGACTGTAACAGTCTTCACGATGCCGTTTGTTCACTGGCAAACATAACAAAACCTCTTAGGGTCTGAACTTCTGGAGAAAACTGCATGAACTGGACTGAAAATGGTTGCATTTATAAGAACTGATCTTTTCATCCTCTAAGCATAAAGGAGTAGGAGGAGTACTGTACTGTAAATACATTCAAAGcaatttctttcctttttatgcAGAGTTCAGTGCTGCCACCTTAGAGCAGTAGAAACAAAGCTGAAATGAACAAGGTGGACATACCCCAGAAAAATGACCCCTGTAAGCCTGATAAGTTTAATGATAACGGTCCAGTCGCTAATGTCCAACACGTATTCCACAACCAGGAACAAAAGGCCGATTGGCAAGTACCTGAAACAAAgaacagtcaaaaaaaaaaaaaggttaaagaaaaTGGGTgtataaagaaaattatttcaactccctgtttgttaataaattaaaaaaaacaaaaaacaaacagcttcctTATGTAAATAGTGGTATGGTCCCAGTGATTTGCCCTTTTGTCTGATCTGAACTAAttaagagtatttttttttaataataaaaatgaatctaatttggtaaaaaaaaaaaaaaaaaaaaaaaaaagagaaatgatatGGTGCTTGATCTTACCACAGGATCCagttgaaaatgatttttagtGCAATGCTGAGGCATTTAATGAACTTCACAGTGGCTTTGGCCTTGAGTCCCGCCTTGTTTAACATGATGCCGATGGTGAAAGACGAGGCGATCAGTCCTACCATGTTGGCTCCAGGGACATAATTGCCCATCAGTCGTGTCTCAGTGCCATTCTGCGCCTAGAAACACAAATGTGCTGGATCTAACTCTCTAAGAGCAGTTTCATAGGAGTACAGCACATTGTTGGACAATACATATCACTTTTCCACAAAAAGTCCCACTAAAGCCATaaactttgatgcattttatttgcatttagttTGCAAAATACCAATCCAAAGTACTGCATAATTGTGAGATGCAAAGAAACATATTCAAGGTTTATAAAACctttacatgtaaaaatctaaaaacaattttgtgtATTAAGCTAAACTTTATGCTGTAACCCCTTCATTAGCCAATGTATATCCAGTTATCCACATGTGTGTtcatttgcttttcttctgcagggacagggaagctgacGGATGGAGCCAAGCCCAGGAAAATTCAGATTCGGgttcaaatttattcatgtcCCAAATGGGTAACTGATGTTACACcaagtataaaaactaaatgacaaagtatcaaagttaaaaaataaaaaacaataaaacataccaaaaaagacatcaaatataaatcaatacatAATGGGGAGAGTACAGCAGTGTATATGTCGACCGACAGTTGATACAAACACTAACAATCAGATGCAAGTCCCCCGACCTTGTCCTGcgttaaaaagagaaatggcAGCAGGATCAAAGGAGAGCTTGTACCTGTTACTTTTCATACTAAGAAGTCTGAGCCAGAGGCCAAAAGGCAGAAACTGGAACTCCGCGTGTAAAGGGTGAGATTTGTCAGCAAGAATGGCTTTAGTTTTCCTTATGATCCGTTTATAGAACAGATTTAGGGTGAAATTAGGACAGTCACATTCAGTCCATgtctacaatggaatggttcaGGTGAAAGCATGACCATATTATGGATCCCTGTAATCAAATCCAGGCttaaatacaacagaaaatctggggcaaaatgtgaaaactgatGTTCCTCCCTCttcccaaaaaatgtttttgttgggtCAACACTTCAACAGGTACAAGTGTTTTGCATGGTTGCTTGTCTGTCTGTTCCTTGGTGACGTATCCCTCCTCACACCCCATCACCACTACAGAAAGGCACACCTGCCCCTCAGGTGGGCTGAGAACAAACGCCACCTCTCccttcatgttttaatttgaaagaaatttaaGGCCATCCATCGTTTCTCTTCCTCTTCGCAATGAGGTACTCTtttgtgttggtccactgttttaaatctaaacaaaaatacagtgacgtttgtggttgtaatgtgacaacatgtgaaaaagctCCAGGGATCTAAAGACTTTCGGAAGGTGCtctagaaaaagaacaaagatcAGAAGAAAATACTCACCATTACTGGATCAAGGTAGTGTCTAGGAATATTCATTTTAACCTGAACAATCTCTGTCTTGtactgcaagaaaacaaaaagaaaccttttaaaaactttccaaaTCCAACATGGAAAGTTACACAACGAGTCGTGGAGCTGAATAAAAACCTACATGCTCGTAGAAAGCCTGAACGAAGCTCTCTGGAACCACGTTCCTATGCGAGTCAAAGGagagtcagacagaaaaaaaaaaaacgtacatgtaaattttaagGATACAAAACATGAGGATACTGAAATGgcctggcgacctgtccagggtgaacccgcTTCTCACCCGTTCAAGCATGtcagataatggatggatggaacatGAGGATGTTTTTTCCGTAATATCAGAATTTCACATAAACCaagaaagttttaatttataattgtCAGAGATAGCAAAAATCTCTATTTTGACTTCTTCAAATTACAACCTGAATATGCAAACCAGGAATTGTGTCTAAACACTTATCTTCTCACCTAATAAGATCCATGAAAATCACATGCATAGAGGAGGATGGCATATTTATGTTAACGGTTGTTTTGCCGGTTGTGTGATCCATACCAGGCTTGACCAGGAGCACTAGACTCATTCCTGCAACACAGTCACAGGCAGCATGTCAAAACAATTACACAATACACACTATGACTGTTTTGATAAATCTATGTTAAACTGTGCCGCCCATCATAAAGTCACCGAGAGTTACGGCCAGAATGGTGGAGCCACAGATGTACGTTGTTAGGAAGACGGCTGATCTCCCAGGCAATCTGCTGTTTAATCCACTTACTTCTGAGAAAagagatcagaaccagaagttCACCTGGTGCCTGAGCGATGAGCAAGACAACATGCCAGTTCATGTGTGTCCAAGCAATAGTCTAAATGTCTGAGCTGATCTTCAACTTTCAACACTTTTTAGCCgcaaaaaataaatggtaaGAATGTCAGATAAGTCTTACATATACAATCGGAAAGAATATCCACAAAAAAGTGAGCATCTCTTAAATCCATTTCTAACATTTACAAGTTAACACATGAAGTGTGTGAATTTTTAGCTTGCCTGCCATCACACTTGTCACAATGAGAGGGACAGCAAATAACTGAAGcaggttaaaaaacaaatctcccGGGAATTTGATCCAGTCCATTTGATCTTGAGTTACAGAAACCATAAGCCTCAGCAAAAACCCAATACCTAACCCTGTGGAGGAAAAATCACAAATGTAATAAGTATAAATAACATcaagatgtaaaaacaacattagcTTAGATAGACTTTATCAcaatcatgaaaaataaatggtggTGTTTAACATAAATGGTGAATGATATATTTTGTAGACACGTTTTCTAACGTATTACAGCTTTGATCGTCCTATACATATTACAGCAATATTGGCCAGAGATCATTGACACAGAATACGTGTGAAGCTAACCAGAACAACTTCAGTTTAGATACTATTTGTTTACCCTTTGTGTGGCGCAACAGGGCACTGATCCAATATGCGCTTTacgagatttatttattttttggtggtTTTGGGAACTGATGGTCTGAACTGATGGTCTGAGGGGACAACCCTCTGCTTCCCTGCTGTTTGTCTGTGTCATTTGTTACAAGACACCAAAAAGGGTTCAATGAAATGGCTTCCGTTTCAACATAAGCAAAACTTAGTGACTGCATAAGGAGCCATTAGGAGGCCCCCTAAGTGGAACTGCTTTTCTAGTAATAATTTCTATGAGATAACattaacaaaaatacacatttttattataaagttgtgatgttttttgtttgttttttaaaaataatatttgaccATGTAGAAATTATTCTTATactggcaaaaagaaaaaataaattgctcttgggTCCCCCCTGGTGGCCATCCTAGGCCACTGTTCACTATGAGCTGCAGTGCAGTgttctctctcgctctctgaCTATGAAAGCATCTCATTGGTGCctcttttattttcaccaaTTTTTCCACCTGTTGCTCTTTGATTGGCCTGCTTCCCCAGTTACCCCCTCAAGTTTCTCTAAAAGTCTCTTCTTCagttcttctcttttttcttctcttgcctcatttggggttttttttgtctctactTTTACGTCCACTGTCGTACGCAATTTGCAAGCATCATGAGCTTTAAAAACTGGCAATCTAAGAAGGATATAATAAATTgaaatgagaaataatttagaaaattcacACAATCAGTTGTACGAAGAAGTCTTATTGTAACCTTTCCTTTTTGGGATGTCACAAGCAGGTATACTTGGGCCAGAGAAATTGATAAGATATCTGAGGATTCAGattttcagtacatttataGGAATGCACTGTACAgcttaaacagttttaatttgaaGTTTATAAGTGTAAGTGGGCAGTTGATATCTTACTTAAAAGATGAAGGCCTGGCACCTTAAAAATAGGACTCTTTATTTAAAGAGTATTTGTGTGTGTCCACTCATAtgtatgtgttttattgtgtcttGAAAGCCCGTGTGGGCTGGGCACCTGTGAAAGGGTGCATGAcacatatgaaaataaagtctatGAAATAAACAGTAAGAAATCACAGGATGATCAGAAGTAGAAAAGAAGTTCATACTTACCTAAGGCAATCATCATCAGGGTAAAGCCCTGAAACAGGCTCTCTTTCAATATAATCATTTCACGATGGTCCAGTGAGCCGAGACAGATGGGCCAGTCTATCGCAGCCGTTAAAGAGAATCAGTTGCCGTTTTGTGTCCAATGCTGGGTAACTACATGACATTTGtcctcctttttaaaaaatgctctgAAAAAACGTATTTGGTCTCCATGGGTACCTTGGTACAATAAATAATACTTTAGAAATATCTTCTTAAAATACATTAGATTTTCAGTAATTTGACgtgcttaaaaacaaatcaatgtttCCATTGAACCATTTTTTAGTTCTCCAAAACATCTTTGCTTAAACAGTTTTCAAGGGATTTATGAAGTTTCTGGTTTAGGAAGATCTTATTCATGTTGGCATCTAGTTCTAGGATTccatttttttggaaaatgcaAAGGCATCATGCCTGGTCTCCTTGGATACTTTGATGTTGGTTCAGATATTCTAAACAATGTTTAtaataattcttaaaaaaatttaaaaagacagtGTATGCACAATGAGCAGATTAGACTCGggttaaacaaagcaaatacaaaatagAAAGACACTACAATTTAGATATGAACAGGTGCTAAAATGGAGGTTACCCCTAACCTCAGACatagccattaaaaaaaaatcaatgctttaatctaaaaataaccaaaaccaAGGCTGCTACCCACAGCAAGGCAGGAGGCCACACAGAAGAATAGGATAAccccacatttttcaaaatttcaacaaaaagcacaaaactaagaaaccaaacaaaaaaaatggagaaaacaaagcagaaaataaaacaaagcggCAGGGTCTCCAGcgagctgcagcagctttacGCCTGAAATGAAGCCCCAGATTAAGAGGCGATTTTAGAAAATGGTAGAAGGCAGAGGAAGCCATTGTCACCTACCAGAGCTGGATGACTCCACCCCGACCAGAGAGGCCCTTCCGGCCCAACAGCAGGAGGATCCGCTTGCCAGTACTTCCTATATATAAATAGTTGTCATTTTTGTGCTATTCAACTGCATGGgtgccataaaaaaaatacatactcATTTTATATTGCCAAGCTGAACAGGGGAGGGTAAATTACAGCCACACCCCAGTACCAAGCAGGAGACTTCAGGCAGTTtctaaatgtaaacaatttgaGTTAACCAACTAAAACTGCTGATCTTATACAGGAGGAGAAACATTACTTACTGATGTTAGAGTTATGGCCACTGCAAGCTAACCAAGCGACCTTCCCACTGAAGTGCGACCAAATGCATGCATAAAGAAAACAGGTGAGTGAGTCTCCCTTTATGCTCCACACCCATTGTGAGGCAATTAGGTGCCAGGTGTCTTCAGTCCTGGGGCTTCAGAAACCTTAACAAAACCACAATGCCTGTCTCATCATCTCATGTGTCAAAGACAGAAGAGGAAATATTGTCAGGAGAAAAATGAGGGCAAAGACCAACCAGTTCACCGCTAGAATGAAGTCCTCTGTCACCCTGAGCCAGAGGTGTCAGAGACAACTTACACTCCATCATGTGCATTTGTTGACTCTATCaggaaaacaaactggaaaaaacaaaccttcCTAATTCTATGTCATTTTCTTTCGTCTTTCCATACATACTTTAAAtaagtagtttttgttttttatcttaaatctaGATTACtaaatttattaataatttcaataagcaatcaaataaagttttcaagGCTAAAGTTAAACCTACAATATTCTGACGCTCCAGTGCAAGAACCTCCGCCCCAGCCAGAGCTTGaatcacagcaggaggcagATTTAGAGGGAAGGCATGAAGTCAGCGGTAGAAAAACTAGAGCAGAGTCCAGTTTTCCAAAAAATGACTGCACAGGCCCCAGATGACCAATCTCGACAGCTTTCTGCTACAGATGAGAGAACAAGTGTTCAAGGTCCCAGTTTTTCCTGAAGATGTTCCATCTGGTGGGTAACCCCAAAGACCAGCAGGGGCCGACTAGCTGATCCATATATTAGGAGTAAGCAGACACCCAAGGTTGCTCACTCTACCTTCCATTTTGACCTTATGGCTCCCTCTACTGGTTGGAAAAAACACCCCGGTGACTCTTGACAAGCTCTAAATTACACTACGAGGAGTCTTTGTTTCCTCAAAGGTTAGTTCAAAATCCTCCactttttattgaatataaccATAATGAACTGGTAGACGGTTTACTTTCCTACTCACAAACTTAAATCCTCCTCAAGAGGATTCAACCCAGataactaaaacacaaaagttgctgattgtttttctttttgcacacTGTGTGCTcaatttgttgttttccttttcttgtgAGAAATTGAAGCTCCGTTGGAAAACACATAAGTTGGGCCCTTCAACATACATCAGATTCCTTGTGTGTGCATCACAATCAGCTCTCACCACATCATTGGGGAGGCTTCTTGCTAACGTAGAAATTGCATTATTCAAGCGAACCGCAGTCTGATCCGATGCAGAACAGAGAGGAAGCAAAAAGGCAGAGACCACAAACCACATCAAAATCCATGACACGTTTATTTGTGAATTCTATGACAAACAGGAGGcagtttcatcttattttacAAGCTACCAtggttggaaaaagaaaaataccttCAAAAATCcatttgtatgtatttttctcccatctttcaatgtttgttattgttttattttatttcatttcatttttttttcgtCAGTCATCTTCAAAATGCAACTATATACATGAAAATGGTCAAGTGCCATCTGAAGAGGGAGAGAGCTACATATTTCCACAGCGACCTGGGTCAGATCAGCTGCTGACATTCAGCTATTCTCATAGAAACTGAAGGGCAGGGAACAAACCGTGTCACTTTCCTGTTGCTTTACAATGTGGGTGGgaattctttaaaatgttctccTTTTATTAATCAAGCACTGTTAAAAAGAGATAAAAGTATGTTAATAAAGCTAATATACAGCAGTACCTTAGCTACCATTATGATCAGCTAAGAGTCATTTACATAATCCCAGCATGTAATAATGTAATTAGTGGTATGGAAAAATTTCAAAAAGGatggaaatatttatgttgcTTTACTAGGCTTACCTAAAAATGGGTGCAGGTAATGGTTGATACCCCAGAGCCTTTAAAAAAGTCATTGGCTGGTGgtgtttttctgcaaaatgttttagttaatgGGTGAAATACAATTTAGGGATTAGGGAGAGACGGATATCCACCTCTACCAAGCCACATTCTATGCAgcaatgcaatttaaaaataatcagaatcaTTATATGCATATAACCCTATCATTCTGCCACAAATCAAACAAGTATGTGTCCAGCATGTTTGCGTACTTCTTTTGAAGACaccaaaaatgaaataacaataataatgaaataactTTTCTCATCATGTGATTCTTCATATTACATCGAAGATTACATCTTAAATTTAGACCtattcacataaaaaacaaaacaaaaaagaaaacagtgtaGGCTACAGACAttcattgaaaatgtttttattttttttaattttgacttgTTTGGAAATCTGACGaatcaaaatattaatatctAAGGGTTCACTTTAGCTCTCATTTCATAAATCCCTTATCAATTGTGCAAAATAGTACAACTTTTAGATTTAATTCGACAAGATATCTAATCTGAATATTTGAACTAAGATGTggtgatttttttgtaatggaatccatgcagaaaaaagaaaaagttctaGTAAAAACAAGACACTTTTGTAGAGGAAAGGCACTAAAGTGACCCTCTTGTTGACAGAATGaccttgaaaataaaatgtagagaTTGCATGAGTTTCAACTGAGATTTTCTGGCAGATTTACATGAATttagtgtttgtgtttattttagtctAAAGTCTAAGAGGTAGAACGAAATTCTGTAAACTGTCCACTATTACTTTTGTGCAGACAATCAGAAATATagtttaaaattacaatatagGAATCATGTTATAAAGTTGCCTTTTATTTGGAACAGCACGACGAATATCCCATAAATCCCTGCCACAGTGAGCTTTTTATTGGTTCGCAGTGTATAAAGCCAatcatgttaatgttttaaGCACAACCCTGTTTTGTTGATAGCACACGATTTTAATAGCTTTGAGTTTCAGATAGAAATGCAAAGGAAAGATTGAAAAAGACAGGTTCTTATTTGAACATGGTTTGGAAATCTTCTGTACGCCAATCAGTTTGGGTTTTTGTAGTCTGGAGAATGAAACTGTTAGAAACAATCTTTTTAGACAGTAGATAGTACATAAAGATGACCACTAAACTTTGTGATGCAGTCTGTTTAAtgtctgctattttttttagggttttaaCTGCAGGCAGAaaagttttgaaagaaaaactacGAGTAAACCTTTTTGGTGGTTTAATAATATCCTATGAGCTATGGCTGTcttgttagcatgctaactgtTTGTATATGTTTGAATGTTTAATATTAGTACTCAGATTATTGGTTTATTGAAGCTTAGTTGTCATTGacttatgtaaaattaacttgTGCCTCCAATATTTCAAATATGGTCTGATAAGAGGACCAGAATACTATACTGACAAGTAACTGACCTGTTTTTCCATGAGCATCTAGCTATAAGCTAAAGTTAACTGTTTGCAAAGTCAAAAATGATAATTTCTGGATAACCCTTTAACAGTGGGACAAACAGCTGCAATACTTTGAATCATATtgttataaaacatttccattacagcaaacattttcaaattacagaaagccctttgagtttattttgggttctagaaaaatactaaatatcTTAATGTAAATCAGCACTGAAGGAATAGTCTGCCctattgtttaaatgttttggtcaGCTTTCTGTAGtagaatataatattttaatatattttaacaggGATTTGCTTTAAATAACAATCAGGAGGAAATGTGGTGGTAGTGAGAATGACTGCTTTGCTAGATGAACATCTCAGCTAAATGTGCTAGCTTGTTGAAAGTTAAGCTTGGGGTTTTGCAACAAAACCAAGGCGTTTTTCCTAAAATGGTTCAATAGCtcaattgaaaatgaaaacataaagtaTTCAAGTCATATTTACTGTGTTTTCTTGTTGAGTTTAAATCGAGATTAAATTATAGCATCAGATAATTGTTGTGCAGGAAAAtgcaaatgcttttaaaaaagtgaaatatgaaaaaggaaTAGTAAATGACCTTTTTGGAAACCGTTGAAACATTGCTTAGCTGGTAAACCAGTCAGACATCAAGTACAGCCATAAAATCGTGGCCAGAACTCAGACAGTCTAGGTGAGCTGTATTCCTGTCAGTGGCTGGAAAGGCAGCAGCTGGTTTTATGCAGTTGGTTTTGTACCCAAAATGACAGACAGTAGCACAGAGACTGTGGGTTTTCCTCAGCATGTTATTTCAGTATATGTACTTTCTGTAATGCCCTACTTTTAAACTGCTGAGTCATTAAACTGTGTGCATGCACAAGGTGGGTAGGTTCTCTGTTAAAGTCCACAGAAGGCTGCACACCAACTAGCACCATCGTATCAAAACAGAGACTTGACAACAGATCAGCAGAACAtcaattaaaaagtaaagtagTAGATATTCCAGAAAAATtacattgtattttaaaaatgccagAGGTGCAATCTTTGCCACATCCAGCTACAGTTGTTAGCCTCTTGTCGCTTTACCAGGATACAGTACATTAATGACGAAAACAAACTTCCTAAATAAAggaagtttgtgtgttttagagaGTCTGGTTTTAGTGTGACAaaatataagacagataatccaACAGGCCATTTGAATAGCAAATCCAATATAAAAAGAAGGACATGGCAAGGTAATGGACTCAAGATACATGTATAAAAATCCTTCAgagtatatttttatgttttgtccaACATCAGATTTCTTCTATTTGCAGGGTTGCACAACCAGGCTTTGTGACTTTGCAGTTCTGTTAGTGTTGATTTATGCTGCCCATTATGTCCAGCTGTTACAGGAAAATTAACTCTGTAGTCCATCTTATAGTTAACTTTGTATTTcagcttcatttatttatatagaaaatCAATTTATGGATCCATTTCAAATAAGTTAAAAGTTTCAATGctttagatatttaaatattaaaagtcatatttttctgataaaaaaaaaacaaaacattttaaaaatcctgaaagAGATTTCAAGTTTGTTGTAATGCTATGAACCAATTCAATGAGCCTTATTAGTAAGAAAGATAGCTGTTAGTGTATGGTTATGACAATATGTTTACCTTAATATCTCGACTTAGACAGTTAGTGTGTCTGGTCCAAGTATCTAAACTATGGAGTtcactgccttgcaaaagtattcatatcaatcgcggttttttttatatttttattttttaaccaaactaTAACTGTTACTAAAGCCAGTACAAAGGTTCATGAAAACACTGATggagaaaatttctagaaaatccTGGAggtgcaaaagacttgagactgcgGTTGAGGTTTACCCTCCAACAGAACAACAATCATGAACATGaaccagagctacaatagaTTAGatgaatgtaaatatatttaaagtggAATGGTCAaagagtatgaatactttcGCAACGCAcggtatttgtttattttccccAACCGTGTGACTATGATCCCAAAAGACGTTTTGATTGATTAGTAAAACTGGAATGCCTTTAATTTCTTGCTCCCAACATTGGCTTGGgtaaatctgaaaaaacaacataataaataaacattaaaaaaattacatttctatcCAACGTCCCATAAGCTTAACAAAAAGGATCCCAGTTTAACTTAACAACAAGGAGGAATGATTCCCAAAGTGTCACAACAGAAGCCATTTCAAGATGGCGCACAGTAGATATGTACGTTTACCAGATTGGTGCTCTACTGTTAAAGGATGACATCAATACAACTCAATCTCTGGCCgtctgcttaaaaataaagacataatttCTATCATCGAAGGTCAAAGTCATGGCTTTCATATCACCtgttttgtctgtatttgtTCCCATTGTTCAATAGAACAGAGGGCAGACGGCACTAGAAAACCAAGCCATAAGATATATTTGCTCTCCAGGAACACTGGTTAAACACAGTCTCTATTTTAGAGACCATTTTTATGGTTTCATTTTTCGAGCCATTAGGTACCTGCATTCTTCAATTTAGTTCAAATCTAGTCATCCTGAGACACACAGCCCAGTACTTTCCAACGTCTTCCTATACTAATAAGATACAATGTATGCCACTCTGCTATGTGTCATTAAGATgtgccgttttttttttaatctgtgagGTCAATTGTGCAAAGCAATCCGACACTGCGTGACGTTTTAAGTACAGGTCCAACACTGTGAAATCATCGAAACGTTTCACTGTGTCTCGATTTGCAGACTGGCTGTCTCAGACCAGCCAGAatgtatatgaaaaaaaaaaaaataacaataataatagtaaaaaaaaattttgtttcacACCCCCCAAAGTTacacataatatttaaaataactgctCATTAAACAGCATGATGGTGGTAACATTATAGCATGTAGTTGTGAACGTTTAATATTAGCAGACTGATTGTAGTACCTGTTATTCTGTTAGTTGGAGGTTGTGTTTTGAGTCCTGACATCATCATTATTTAACCTGTTGATTGGCATCTGTAGTGTTAGACGGCAGTTCTGGTTTCAGTCCTGCTGGTAGGTTTGGGATGCTGGCGGAGTCCTTGGCATCGGTTGCACGTCTAGAAACCGGAGTGGCGTCTCCGGGGTTCTGATTGAGAGAAGCTGGCAGTAGCTTTCTGGGGGGCAGTTTGCGCTGTGTGCTGACGCGATGTTATGTTTGGCAGTGGGCCTGTGTGCGTGGCAGGTTCTAggtgtttgtgtgcatttggTGCTCTCGGAGGTACGGGAAAGCGTTTCCAAGGCAGTCG
The genomic region above belongs to Xiphophorus maculatus strain JP 163 A chromosome 1, X_maculatus-5.0-male, whole genome shotgun sequence and contains:
- the LOC102217761 gene encoding excitatory amino acid transporter 3-like, translated to MIILKESLFQGFTLMMIALGLGIGFLLRLMVSVTQDQMDWIKFPGDLFFNLLQLFAVPLIVTSVMAEVSGLNSRLPGRSAVFLTTYICGSTILAVTLGMSLVLLVKPGMDHTTGKTTVNINMPSSSMHVIFMDLIRLSFDSHRNVVPESFVQAFYEHYKTEIVQVKMNIPRHYLDPAQNGTETRLMGNYVPGANMVGLIASSFTIGIMLNKAGLKAKATVKFIKCLSIALKIIFNWILWYLPIGLLFLVVEYVLDISDWTVIIKLIRLTGVIFLGLAIHSFLVLPLIFFVFTKQNPFLIFFQISKALFTSAILASSAATLPVTIQCCEANVKVNTKLCRLMLPMVSSINMNGMALYEVVAVLFIAQISDILLDVTQIITICLTCCISSFGAVGVPATGSATTILILTAVGLPAHNASLLLVFEWFLDHFTTIVNVLGDCFGVALINHLCQDEIVILDKSSSLEGMRSTRELELDLFCLEPEEEFIPSSSSGSILSM